Proteins encoded in a region of the Novipirellula caenicola genome:
- a CDS encoding AAA family ATPase, whose product MNDKNDARVIGLLRRVIRDCGKLYNHCGQWMVRRYPTLIEGDPNQFVELMDDLHRGLLIKVYVTIVRADDRWTGAEKRVAAAMIDHLWGEQLQGGQLREAAVGLFGQADQLSWESLVAPFVRYAPLADSKAQVETIVMRLANLVAKCDGQTMPEESVALHTLQRDIDMALHPANPKSTLAPIGNASSEGPSAVAYQHEQQQASEPSGDTPATETAADRERRLQAAMKELESLIGLQGVKDRVRSYANFLRLQQQRKDAGLATMPISLHMAFIGNPGTGKTTVARIVGQILGGLGTLPSGHVIETDRSGLVAEYAGQTAPKTNKLCDSAKGGVLFIDEAYSLVDASGDDAYGREAIQTLLKRMEDDRESMAVILAGYSDEMDKMIRSNPGLSSRINTKIDFEDYSPPDLGRIFEGMCEQNQYQLPSEARHRLLIGFQYLYENRDRHFGNGRLVRNAFEDTIRRLADRIAEVSELTESLLTVLLASDVSVPGVSGSKLDSLIAKSHVLRIQCNGCQRKVRIMPDSLGIRVRCKKCEHIQLADWAEVAEK is encoded by the coding sequence ATGAACGATAAAAACGATGCACGTGTGATTGGTTTGCTGCGTCGCGTGATTCGCGACTGCGGCAAACTGTATAACCATTGCGGCCAATGGATGGTGCGCCGTTATCCCACGTTGATCGAAGGTGATCCGAACCAATTCGTCGAGTTGATGGATGACCTGCATCGTGGTTTGTTGATCAAGGTGTATGTCACCATCGTTCGCGCCGATGATCGCTGGACCGGCGCGGAAAAGCGTGTTGCTGCAGCGATGATCGATCATCTGTGGGGTGAACAACTGCAGGGCGGGCAGTTGCGCGAAGCGGCTGTCGGGTTATTCGGGCAAGCCGACCAACTGTCCTGGGAATCGCTTGTCGCTCCCTTTGTCCGCTATGCACCGCTTGCCGACAGCAAGGCGCAAGTCGAAACGATCGTGATGCGTTTGGCCAATCTGGTCGCCAAGTGTGACGGGCAAACGATGCCCGAAGAATCAGTCGCGCTGCACACGTTGCAGCGGGATATCGACATGGCGCTGCATCCGGCGAATCCAAAATCAACGCTCGCTCCGATCGGAAACGCGTCCTCCGAAGGCCCTTCGGCAGTCGCCTACCAACACGAACAGCAGCAGGCGAGCGAACCGTCGGGCGATACGCCGGCAACCGAGACGGCAGCCGATCGCGAGCGTCGACTGCAAGCGGCAATGAAAGAGCTCGAGTCGCTGATCGGGTTGCAAGGCGTCAAGGATCGAGTTCGCAGCTATGCCAATTTCCTGCGACTACAGCAGCAGCGAAAAGACGCTGGGCTGGCGACGATGCCGATCAGTTTGCACATGGCGTTCATTGGGAACCCAGGCACCGGCAAAACCACGGTGGCGCGTATTGTCGGGCAAATCCTCGGTGGGCTGGGCACGCTTCCCTCAGGACACGTCATTGAAACCGATCGCAGTGGACTGGTCGCCGAGTATGCCGGGCAAACCGCGCCGAAAACCAACAAGCTCTGTGATTCCGCCAAAGGGGGCGTGTTGTTTATCGACGAAGCTTACAGTTTGGTGGACGCCTCGGGCGATGATGCCTATGGACGCGAAGCGATCCAGACGCTGCTGAAACGAATGGAAGATGATCGCGAGTCGATGGCGGTGATCTTGGCCGGTTACAGTGACGAGATGGACAAGATGATCCGCAGCAACCCTGGGTTGTCGTCGCGGATCAATACCAAGATTGATTTCGAAGACTATTCGCCTCCGGACCTGGGCCGCATCTTTGAAGGGATGTGCGAGCAGAACCAGTATCAATTGCCCAGCGAGGCGCGGCATCGCTTGTTGATCGGTTTTCAGTATCTGTATGAAAACCGCGACCGTCATTTCGGCAATGGGCGACTGGTGCGTAATGCATTCGAGGACACCATTCGCCGGCTGGCCGATCGCATCGCCGAGGTCTCGGAGTTGACCGAATCGCTGTTGACTGTGCTGCTGGCCAGCGACGTGAGTGTCCCTGGGGTCTCCGGCAGCAAGCTTGATTCGTTGATCGCCAAGTCGCACGTTTTGCGGATCCAGTGCAACGGGTGTCAACGCAAAGTGCGGATCATGCCCGATTCACTCGGCATCCGCGTTCGCTGCAAAAAGTGCGAGCACATTCAGTTAGCCGACTGGGCCGAAGTCGCCGAAAAATAG
- a CDS encoding MBL fold metallo-hydrolase has translation MLIRKPIFPGVIELNFQAGEVLGCNVYLVYDQDEWILIDIGYEETVDDFVEIIRQLDFPLSRCKTLVATHADVDHIQGLAKAKQLLKTTVTGHPKAAKPLREGDTLITLAEIEAQNLKLAMPPVEIEHEVNDGDIIKVGNLELEVWHTPGHTDSQLAFRHGDVLLSGDNIYRDGCIGAIDAHHGSDIKAFVKSLERIRDSDVKWLAPSHGPIFRNDKDFLNRTIDRVRGYLKMADFGTLADSWPLMDQWDDEVAEGKLPEGLVPPSA, from the coding sequence ATGTTGATTCGTAAACCCATTTTCCCAGGCGTGATCGAGCTTAATTTTCAAGCTGGCGAGGTCCTCGGTTGCAACGTCTACCTGGTGTACGATCAAGACGAATGGATTTTGATTGACATCGGCTACGAAGAGACGGTGGACGATTTCGTCGAAATCATTCGGCAACTCGATTTCCCGCTGTCGCGGTGCAAGACGCTTGTCGCGACGCATGCGGATGTCGATCACATCCAGGGATTGGCCAAGGCCAAACAGCTACTGAAGACGACGGTCACCGGGCACCCCAAAGCGGCCAAACCGCTACGCGAAGGGGACACGCTGATCACGTTGGCAGAGATAGAGGCCCAGAATCTAAAGCTCGCGATGCCTCCGGTCGAAATCGAGCATGAGGTCAACGATGGCGACATCATCAAGGTTGGCAATTTGGAACTCGAAGTTTGGCACACTCCCGGCCACACCGACAGCCAGTTGGCGTTCCGTCACGGCGACGTGCTGCTCAGCGGCGACAACATCTATCGCGATGGCTGCATCGGCGCGATCGACGCCCACCACGGCAGCGACATCAAGGCGTTCGTAAAATCGTTAGAGCGAATCCGCGACAGTGACGTCAAATGGTTGGCCCCGAGCCACGGACCGATCTTCCGCAACGATAAAGATTTTCTAAATCGCACGATCGATCGCGTGCGAGGCTACTTGAAAATGGCCGATTTCGGCACGCTTGCCGACAGCTGGCCGTTGATGGACCAATGGGACGACGAAGTGGCCGAAGGCAAATTGCCTGAAGGACTCGTCCCGCCCAGTGCATAA